From the Manis javanica isolate MJ-LG chromosome 11, MJ_LKY, whole genome shotgun sequence genome, one window contains:
- the LOC108399710 gene encoding interferon-induced very large GTPase 1-like produces MATAEPTPDEPLPRDERMQDLQEMLREAGLAIEYWLPKLQEHLGVTCAQALQHLEEKDLQKLKSQARYPWEKRALGKLLNLSHSNRLSELQESQVEIIKKKKKHAQQALQELRDLLSEGRHRQEETVREKEAQLRQAMEIPKEYWPPPERCLREVMENMQTQLNLMDRTLSHRQNLSDSDLVRWASGGLALQGIYKTSYQKDLMEKREELLGVPKEFSVSGPEQGTRMETKEFTSSQAESIFIQTIEKLGFSATASAKGGGCGFSLEAGMDHSKHSKSKETQQSHSEHSYFCSTKFSYIPLASFHFPIDQLQFSKGALQELKCIEDLMGQPASPDRLPLLRNRTEAFFHRFGSHANQGPLHLGGIYWWKAISQGFQSEQLAEVKQQSAEALSIYVRGCYSGFGMKVAAGLDVSNSHSKPVSQSTTFSNLHTKVQLSVAQTGGPPEANGLFQWKAGLVASNQTWCVIDQGFQLVPIWDIILSSHKTDFKHPFQIANFLKDNYTALTGLPAQIKNGEELLSAGREARVFLEDVKSWEVSDPEQQLKKLLSFMQMLSQKVKSYDTWINICLTNWDLQNFLVNTVNFCKKSSIYKTKFIKSQLCSLLDPHVYKVTNFSQAHSIMQWIFQSESEQEHVNISQFSELIKILKETQNDLMEVKARSESPETVEEAQRKATYKVSLSLGCFLNYLQETEQPDTQLLILSIAAGAGYHVTNNTFQYILGCDELDFLLDEMQTAQDKYQELKNICSCRAQAFLVLTGLTVTAGVTAVSPEEKTQRLAFIKHHMGQSLSKEVVYVLTKLGADHDWENLEEDLRLLIGGNYEVTISSLQMDEVRKHLQSIFHEKKQSHSPHDNENNKWEVIENEAFLELLQRLGLEHYYPKKMSRANFHLIYKISVYNTQPSSERELPFYFLQKLLMLDYGLRYLILKDDGNTENQVYLSASNQKNETFDPYEDIFEDRVSPTNPSATTARSPIHPMDIQMAILHCADDFARQYILTKLSICQFALPLLVPNPCKSQIEFSLWSLRQIRRSWQQARKLTKKEKNNYKNQQMCCVSTPIVSFIRVGNGFSASKSQIMNCLLSKRKHDIFFHRHCRGSSQDYLLMGGVVEICWFCPGGEDEDRFGNCLAFTNLHGNAQEYKKQLNFLQEVSSLIVVLISTSDDNKENRKMVHDLCQSSKPLICLLDDKENTMANNSGQKVKIGIRNRNQAELTEELTTTIRHLLKLSDTALSLEDCAQIARKQGFLIDEDHRDCKEAKEKAEILMILLGEMKISQMKEKLLPLQGQLWRLWCKKDKELYHLREKGNRSIEQHKSSIETDKQKIRHQQLARAFPFNELMQSVLEIIQKHSETHTKLYFLQWLSMFLDNLTARHLEKLNEKKKSLWSLIQTEKQKAQKSNYLKRWQNEIEAISTEISDCTLGIEQLLREVGQIYEALEEVSSTKDNLFLSLPQIAADLMISGVPIELMDGDASYVPLRWVAAIFDKVSEKLGDKRLFVLSILGLQSSGKSTLLNALFGLQFTVSAGRCTRGAYMQLLKVEETFTEELGFDFVLVVDTEGLRAPELSNKSQNHDNELATFVIGLGNLTLINIFGENPSEMQDILQIVVQAFLRMKQVKISPSCLFVHQNVGEVTAKDQTMEGRRRLEQRLDEMAAIAAKQEQCSDVTRFSDVIKFDVNTHIYYFAHLWDGNPPMAPPNPRYSHNVQELKSRILLTARKESRGGIMKISEVKFRVQDLWRALVNENFIFSFRNTREVMAMSKLETMYNYWTWELRSHVLGLQNQLINQIQNGKIQTFRKSTLEAPVTEKYEAIKQELERYFNEDPDSEILVQWRANFENKLIILKEVLVLDSQRKANELISFKKSQEKLDNKKSGYEKELLEKSRTLALTVKGTKLSEEELYEKFNQLWEKWVYAVSSTLPPVTEPDIDVDSENILLEYFKKETNMVNILKKKSGEKFQIKYDKHVKMNMKYYIITRQLTDHDKASIDMTTGRIVSRVNETINNIWMQQCDYNPSNFHEILKIIDEEAKSAPNEERYTFTSKYEIDLSLCLFQKASENFKEMHKAFKKANDPVNYLESKKDDFFMSFKISCQGATSIKTFVDFLWHKLTPAVSTTIWKKMAPKIAGDMRATCPAFNGNRANLEKHILISLAEKESFDNYWQYLHNSESFFRNYIEKHIKRYCSDKGSEKIKTFLKISLDDIKNAILSAIHESTAVAKDKSSTVSGWLDLFCDHLGANLIFPRKDLISIEHQEIKDIEFLKEAMSEALDPAMKRVEQNCLSMSVNEMVPEIEKMLSEHLCGCWKQCPCCKAICTNTIHKHEGDHSVPFHRPQAVSGGYLYKTDNFVIDYCTNLVASDCVLVLRDNCKIPYKNYRQAGGEYATWSITPDSSTQPYWKWFVCHFRSKLEEKYQKKFINKGKIPDAWTKITKQDVLDDLKKQ; encoded by the coding sequence ATGGCCACAGCAGAGCCCACCCCTGATGAGCCCCTGCCCAGAGACGAAAGGATGCAAGATCTTCAAGAGATGCTGAGAGAAGCAGGGCTGGCAATTGAGTACTGGCTGCCCAAGCTGCAGGAACACCTGGGTGTGACCTGTGCCCAGGCCTTACAACACCTAGAAGAAAAAGACCTTCAGAAGCTGAAATCCCAGGCACGATATCCCTGGGAGAAGAGAGCCCTGGGGAAGCTCCTTAACCTATCACATTCAAATAGACTTTCAGAGTTACAGGAGTCTCAggtggaaataataaagaaaaagaaaaagcatgctCAGCAGGCATTACAGGAGCTAAGAGACTTGTTGTCAGAAGGGAGACATCGACAGGAAGaaacagtaagagaaaaagaggcacAACTAAGGCAGGCAATGGAAATCCCCAAAGAGTACTGGCCACCCCCCGAAAGGTGCCTAAGAGAAGTCATGGAAAACATGCAGACACAACTCAACCTCATGGATAGGACACTGTCTCACAGACAAAACCTCTCAGATAGTGATCTGGTAAGATGGGCATCTGGAGGGCTAGCCCTGCAGGGAATTTACAAAACCAGTTACCAAAAGGACCTtatggagaagagagaggagttGCTTGGTGTCCCCAAAGAGTTCTCAGTCTCTGGCCCTGAGCAGGGCACACGGATGGAAACAAAGGAGTTTACATCTTCTCAAGCAGAATCCATATTCATCCAGACCATAGAGAAGCTGGGCTTCAGTGCAACTGCTTCAGCAAAGGGTGGAGGTTGTGGATTTAGCTTAGAAGCTGGTATGGATCACAGCAAACATTCAAAATCCAAGGAAACCCAACAATCACATTCTGAGCACTCTTATTTCTGCTCAACCAAGTTCAGCTACATTCCTCTGGCCTCCTTCCATTTTCCCATTGATCAGCTCCAGTTTTCCAAGGGTGCTCTCCAAGAATTGAAATGCATTGAAGACCTGATGGGCCAGCCAGCAAGCCCAGACAGACTCCCCTTGCTAAGGAACAGGACGGAAGCTTTCTTCCACAGGTTTGGCTCCCATGCTAACCAGGGCCCTCTGCACCTGGGAGGAATCTATTGGTGGAAAGCCATTTCACAGGGTTTCCAAAGTGAGCAGCTGGCAGAAGTGAAACAACAGTCGGCAGAGGCCCTCAGTATTTACGTAAGAGGCTGTTACAGTGGATTTGGAATGAAAGTTGCTGCAGGTTTGGATGTGTCTAACTCTCATTCAAAACCAGTCTCTCAGAGCACAACCTTCTCAAATCTCCACACCAAAGTCCAATTATCTGTGGCCCAGACAGGTGGCCCACCAGAAGCAAATGGCCTTTTCCAGTGGAAAGCTGGCCTAGTTGCCAGTAATCAAACCTGGTGTGTCATTGACCAGGGGTTTCAGCTGGTTCCCATTTGGGACATCATCCTTTCCAGCCACAAAACTGATTTTAAGCATCCTTTTCAGATAGCTAACTTCCTGAAAGACAACTACACTGCTCTGACTGGCCTCCCTGCCCAGATCAAGAATGGGGAGGAATTACTGAGTGCTGGGAGGGAGGCTCGGGTTTTCCTAGAGGATGTGAAATCCTGGGAGGTATCTGATCCTGAACAGCAGCTTAAAAAACTGTTAAGTTTCATGCAAATGTTGAGTCAAAAAGTAAAGAGTTATGACACTTGGATTAACATATGCCTTACAAATTGGGATCTGCAGAATTTTTTGGTAAACACTGTCAACTTTTGCAAAAAGTCttccatttataaaactaaatttaTTAAATCTCAGTTGTGTAGCCTTTTGGATCCTCATGTCTACAAAGTGACAAATTTTTCTCAGGCTCATTCCATCATGCAGTGGATCTTTCAGTCAGAGTCAGAGCAAGAGCATGTCAATATCTCCCAATTTTCTGAattaattaaaatcttaaaagaaaccCAGAATGACCTCATGGAAGTGAAGGCCAGATCTGAGTCCCCAGAAACAGTGGAGGAAGCTCAAAGAAAGGCCACTTATAAGGTCAGCTTGTCTCTTGGCTGCTTCTTGAATTACCTTCAAGAAACAGAGCAGCCAGACACACAGCTCTTGATACTTTCTATTGCAGCTGGTGCAGGATATCATGTGACAAACAATACTTTTCAGTATATCCTGGGATGTGATGAGTTAGACTTTCTTCTGGATGAAATGCAAACTGCCCAAGATAAGTACCAGGAACTCAAAAATATTTGCAGCTGCAGGGCTCAGGCATTCCTGGTGCTCACAGGTCTGACAGTGACTGCTGGAGTCACAGCTGTTTCTCCAGAGGAGAAAACACAACGCTTGGCATTCATAAAACATCACATGGGACAGTCTTTGTCCAAAGAAGTTGTATATGTACTCACCAAACTTGGAGCAGATCATGACtgggaaaacctagaagaagacTTGAGATTGCTCATTGGTGGAAATTATGAAGTCACAATCTCTTCATTGCAAATGGATGAggtgagaaaacatttgcaaagtaTCTTCCATGAAAAGAAACAGAGCCACAGCCCAcatgataatgaaaataacaaatgGGAAGTCATAGAAAATGAAGCCTTCCTGGAATTACTCCAGCGTCTAGGCCTAGAACATTACTACccaaaaaaaatgagcagagccaACTTCCATCTGATCTacaagatttctgtgtataacaCCCAGCCCAGCTCTGAAAGGGAACTTCCCTTCTACTTCCTGCAAAAGCTTCTGATGCTAGATTATGGACTGAGATACCTGATCCTCAAAGATGATGGAAACACAGAGAATCAAGTTTATCTAAGTGCCTCAAATCAGAAAAATGAGACTTTTGATCCATATGAAGACATTTTTGAAGACAGAGTTAGTCCCACTAATCCTTCAGCCACTACTGCCAGATCCCCAATTCACCCTATGGATATTCAGATGGCAATTCTTCACTGTGCAGATGATTTTGCCAGACAATATATTTTGACCAAACTTTCCATTTGTCAGTTTGCCCTCCCCCTTCTTGTACCTAATCCCTGCAAATCTCAAATCGAATTCTCTCTCTGGTCTCTCAGGCAAATCAGGAGAAGCTGGCAGCAAGCAAGGAAATTAACAAAAAAGGAGAAGAACAATTATAAGAATCAGCAGATGTGTTGTGTCTCTACCCCCATTGTGTCCTTTATTAGAGTTGGAAATGGCTTCTCTGCTTCCAAATCTCAGATCATGAACTGTCTTCTCAGTAAACGTAAACATGATATCTTTTTTCATAGACATTGCAGAGGGAGCAGCCAAGACTATCTCTTGATGGGGGGCGTGGTGGAAATCTGCTGGTTCTGCCCTGGCGGAGAGGATGAGGACAGATTTGGCAACTGCTTGGCCTTCACCAATCTTCATGGAAATGCACAGGAATATAAGAAGCAACTCAACTTCCTGCAGGAGGTCTCTTCTCTCATTGTGGTCCTCATATCAACTTCTGATGACAATAAAGAAAACCGAAAAATGGTCCATGACCTGTGTCAGTCATCAAAACCTTTGATCTGTTTGCTTGATGACAAAGAAAACACCATGGCTAATAATTCTggtcaaaaagtaaaaattgggATCAGGAACAGAAATCAGGCAGAATTAACAGAGGAGCTCACAACTACAATCAGACATTTGCTCAAGCTCTCTGACACTGCTCTCAGTTTAGAGGATTGTGCTCAGATTGCTCGTAAGCAAGGATTCCTTATTGATGAAGACCACAGAGATTGCAAGGAAGccaaagaaaaggcagaaattcTAATGATCCTACTGGGAGAAATGAAGAtatctcagatgaaggaaaaattactacCCCTTCAGGGACAACTGTGGCGCCTTTGGTGTAAAAAGGACAAAGAACTCTATCAtctgagagaaaagggaaatcgGAGCATTGAACAACACAAGAGCAGTATTGagacagataaacaaaaaatacGGCATCAACAATTGGCCAGAGCCTTTCCTTTCAATGAATTAATGCAATCTGTCCTTGAAATTATCCAAAAACATTCAGAAACTCACACCAAACTCTACTTCTTACAATGGCTGAGTATGTTTTTGGATAACCTGACTGCAAGACACttggaaaaactgaatgaaaagaaaaagtctttGTGGTCACTGAtacaaacagaaaagcaaaaggcGCAAAAGAGCAATTACCTTAAAAGATGGCAAAATGAGATAGAAGCTATTTCCACAGAGATTAGTGATTGTACCTTGGGAATTGAGCAACTTCTCAGAGAAGTTGGACAGATCTATGAAGCTCTGGAAGAAGTTTCCTCCACAAAAGAtaacctctttctctcccttccccagattGCTGCAGATCTAATGATATCTGGTGTTCCCATTGAGCTGATGGATGGGGATGCTTCATATGTGCCTCTCAGGTGGGTGGCAGCTATTTTTGACAAGGTCTCTGAGAAACTTGGAGACAAACGGCTGTTTGTTCTCTCTATCCTTGGCCTACAGAGCTCAGGGAAGTCCACCCTGCTGAATGCCCTTTTTGGGCTGCAATTCACTGTCAGTGCTGGGAGGTGTACCCGGGGGGCCTACATGCAGCTCCTGAAGGTGGAGGAGACTTTCACAGAGGAACTCGGCTTTGACTTTGTGCTTGTTGTGGACACAGAAGGACTTCGGGCCCCAGAACTGAGCAACAAATCTCAGAATCATGACAATGAGCTGGCAACCTTTGTCATTGGACTTGGAAACTTGACTCTAATCAATATTTTTGGGGAAAATCCATCAGAAATGCAAGATATTCTACAAATAGTTGTCCAAGCCTTTTTGAGGATGAAACAAGTAAAAATCTCTCCGAGTTGCCTCTTTGTCCATCAGAATGTGGGGGAAGTTACAGCTAAAGACCAAACTATGGAAGGACGAAGGCGACTAGAGCAGAGACTAGATGAAATGGCAGCAATAGCAGCTAAACAAGAGCAGTGCTCAGATGTAACCCGCTTTAGTGATGTCATTAAGTTTGATGTCAATACTCACATCTACTACTTTGCTCACCTCTGGGATGGCAATCCCCCAATGGCACCCCCCAACCCTCGCTACAGCCACAATGTCCAGGAACTGAAAAGTAGAATTCTTCTGACTGCCAGAAAGGAATCTAGAGGAGGTATCATGAAGATATCAGAAGTAAAATTCCGAGTTCAAGATTTGTGGAGAGCCCTGGTTAATGAGAACTTCATTTTCAGTTTCAGGAATACTCGAGAGGTTATGGCCATGAGCAAATTGGAAACCATGTATAACTACTGGACCTGGGAGCTGAGGAGTCATGTGCTGGGCTTGCAGAACCAGTTGATCAACCAGATTCAGAATGGAAAAATCCAAACATTCAGAAAAAGCACACTTGAAGCtccagttacagaaaaatatgaagCTATCAAGCAAGAActtgaaagatattttaatgaAGATCCAGATAGCGAAATACTAGTTCAGTGGAGagcaaattttgaaaataagctAATAATCCTTAAAGAAGTACTTGTTTTAGATAGCCAAAGAAAAGCCAATGAActcattagttttaaaaaaagtcaagaaaaactGGATAACAAAAAGTCAGGTTATGAAAAGGAGCTACTGGAAAAAAGCCGAACGTTGGCTTTAACTGTAAAGGGCACAAAATTGAGTGAGGAAGAACTATATGAGAAATTCAATCAACTTTGGGAAAAATGGGTCTATGCTGTATCTTCAACTCTCCCTCCAGTCACAGAGCCTGACATTGATGTAGATTCTGAAAACATCCTTTTGGAATATTTCAAAAAGGAGACAAACATGGTGAACATATTGAAGAAAAAATCTGGAGAAAAGTTTCAAATCAAATATGACAAACATGTCaaaatgaacatgaaatattACATAATTACAAGGCAATTAACGGACCATGACAAAGCATCCATAGATATGACTACTGGCCGCATTGTTTCAAGAGTTAATGAAACTATTAACAACATTTGGATGCAACAGTGTGACTATAATCCAAGTAATTTCCATGAAATCCTGAAAATAATAGATGAGGAGGCAAAATCTGCACCCAATGAGGAAAGGTACACATTTACAAGTAAATATGAAATTGACTTATCATTGTGTTTGTTCCAAAAAGCATCAGAGAATTTTAAGGAGATGCACAAGGCATTCAAGAAAGCAAATGATCCTGTAAACTACCTGGAAAGCAAAAAAGATGATTTCTTCATGAGTTTTAAGATCTCTTGTCAAGGAGCAACCTCAATTAAAACATTTGTTGATTTTCTGTGGCACAAACTCACTCCTGCTGTCTCTACcaccatatggaaaaaaatggcCCCTAAAATTGCTGGGGACATGCGAGCTACCTGCCCTGCATTCAATGGAAACAGGGCTAACCTGGAGAAGCACATTCTTATCTCTCTGGcagaaaaagaaagttttgaTAATTACTGGCAGTACCTTCATAATTCAGAATCATTTTTTAGGAATTACattgaaaaacatattaaaagataCTGTTCagacaaaggaagtgaaaaaataaagacttttttaaaaataagtttagatGACATCAAGAATGCCATCCTTTCAGCTATTCATGAATCCACAGCAGTAGCTAAAGATAAGAGCAGCACTGTGTCTGGATGGTTGGATTTGTTCTGTGATCACCTGGGGGCTAACTTGATCTTTCCACGGAAAGATTTGATAAGCATTGAACACCAGGAGATAAAAGATATTGAGTTTCTCAAAGAAGCCATGAGTGAAGCTTTGGATCCTGCAATGAAGAGAGTAGAACAGAACTGTTTGAGTATGTCTGTCAATGAAATGGTTCCTGAAATAGAGAAAATGCTCTCTGAACATCTCTGTGGCTGCTGGAAACAGTGTCCCTGTTGTAAAGCAATTTGTACCAACACAATCCATAAACACGAAGGAGACCACAGTGTTCCCTTCCACCGTCCTCAGGCTGTCAGTGGAGGGTATTTATATAAAACAGACAACTTTGTCATTGATTACTGTACTAATCTGGTAGCAAGTGATTGTGTATTGGTTTTGAGAGATAACTGTAAAATCCCATATAAGAACTATCGACAGGCAGGAGGGGAGTATGCCACATGGAGCATCACCCCAGATTCATCCACCCAGCCATACTGGAAATGGTTTGTCTGTCACTTCAGATCAAAGCTAGAagagaaatatcagaaaaaatttataaataaaggtAAAATCCCTGATGCATGGACCAAAATCACAAAGCAGGATGTGCTTGATGacttgaaaaaacaataa